The proteins below come from a single Azospirillum thermophilum genomic window:
- a CDS encoding glycosyltransferase family protein, translating into MPQRLTALRSDRGGCPPPRILLYSHDTFGLGHLRRSRTIAQALVSAFPDSSALILTGSPVAGRFDFPERVDHIRLPGVVKRQDGRYCSQSLGLPVEEVSAMRADIIRATVQSFRPALVIVDKEPTGLHGEMLPALELLRALGTAKVVLGLRDVLDSPDALRPEWERKCAPAAVDRYYDEVWIYGLRQVFRPLAGLDLPPEVEGRLRYTGYLRRGCPADVADAVRGDPYVLVTPGGGGDGAALVDWTLAAYENDPSLSPRALIVYGPFLDAALRRDYAKRIAALEGRVEAMDFHSRMEELYAGAVGVVAMGGYNTFCEILSFDKPSVIAPRTRPRMEQHIRAEAAESLGLVRMLDTARDGTAPQVMAEAIRNLVHQKPPSASPVGDLLGGLENIVAFTRDLLEDAEEHAPRLAVQGSRG; encoded by the coding sequence ATGCCCCAACGCCTGACCGCGCTGCGCTCGGACCGCGGCGGCTGCCCGCCGCCCCGCATCCTGCTCTACAGCCACGACACCTTCGGCCTCGGCCATCTGCGCCGCTCGCGCACCATCGCGCAGGCGCTGGTCTCGGCCTTTCCGGACTCCTCGGCCCTGATCCTGACGGGATCGCCGGTCGCCGGACGGTTCGACTTTCCCGAGCGGGTGGACCATATCCGCCTGCCCGGCGTGGTGAAGCGGCAGGACGGCCGCTATTGCTCGCAGAGCCTGGGCCTGCCGGTCGAGGAGGTGAGCGCCATGCGGGCGGACATCATCCGCGCGACCGTGCAGTCCTTCCGCCCGGCGCTGGTGATCGTCGACAAGGAGCCGACCGGCCTGCATGGCGAGATGCTGCCGGCGCTGGAGCTGCTGCGCGCGCTGGGCACCGCCAAGGTGGTTCTGGGGCTGCGCGACGTGCTGGATTCGCCGGACGCCCTGCGGCCCGAGTGGGAGCGCAAATGCGCGCCGGCGGCGGTGGACCGCTATTACGACGAGGTGTGGATCTACGGCCTGCGGCAGGTGTTCCGGCCGCTGGCCGGGCTCGATCTGCCGCCCGAGGTGGAGGGCCGGCTGCGCTACACCGGCTATCTGCGCCGGGGCTGTCCGGCCGACGTCGCCGACGCCGTCCGGGGCGATCCCTATGTGCTGGTGACGCCCGGCGGCGGGGGCGACGGTGCCGCCCTGGTGGACTGGACGCTCGCCGCCTACGAGAACGACCCCAGCCTGTCGCCGCGTGCGCTGATCGTCTACGGCCCCTTCCTCGACGCGGCGCTGCGCCGGGACTACGCCAAACGGATCGCGGCGCTGGAGGGCCGGGTCGAGGCGATGGACTTCCATTCCCGCATGGAGGAGCTGTATGCCGGGGCGGTGGGCGTCGTCGCCATGGGCGGCTACAACACCTTCTGCGAGATCCTGTCCTTCGACAAGCCGTCGGTCATCGCGCCGCGCACCCGGCCGCGCATGGAGCAGCACATCCGGGCGGAGGCGGCGGAGTCGCTGGGGCTGGTGCGGATGCTGGATACCGCGCGCGACGGCACCGCGCCGCAGGTGATGGCCGAGGCGATCCGCAACCTCGTCCACCAGAAGCCGCCTTCGGCGAGCCCGGTCGGCGACCTGCTGGGCGGCCTGGAGAACATCGTCGCCTTCACCCGCGACCTTCTGGAGGACGCCGAGGAGCACGCCCCCCGTCTGGCGGTCCAGGGCAGCCGCGGCTAG
- a CDS encoding glycosyltransferase family 4 protein: protein MRDGTTPPLRLAVVVKGYPRLSETFIAQELLALQERGIVFSIWSLRHPTDSRRHALNERITAPVHYLPEYLYQEPLRLLRALPRLDLRRLWAATRVWLRDLRRDPTANRGRRFGQAIVLAAELPADVTFLYAHFLHTPASVARYAALLRGLEWGVSAHAKDIWTTEAWDKREKLAEARFGVTCTASGADHLRSLAADPGRIDLVYHGLDLGRFPPPPDRSGALVRDGSSAGRAVEILSVGRLVEKKGYDRLLDALARLPAGLHWRLVHIGSGPQRDDLRAQAARLGLTERIEWRGAQDQAAVIEALRHADLFVLTSIIAGDGDRDGLPNVLMEAASQRLAILSTAVSAIPEFITDGAQGLLTEPEPDAIAAGLSRLLGDPGLRLRLGEAAQARLTAEFGMTAGIDRLVRRLAGAGSTATA from the coding sequence ATGAGGGACGGGACGACGCCCCCGCTGCGGCTGGCCGTGGTGGTGAAGGGATACCCGCGCCTGTCGGAGACCTTCATCGCGCAGGAACTGCTCGCCCTGCAGGAGCGCGGGATCGTCTTTTCCATCTGGTCGCTGCGGCATCCGACCGACAGCCGGCGTCATGCGCTGAACGAGCGGATCACCGCACCGGTCCATTACCTGCCGGAATATCTGTACCAGGAGCCGCTGCGCCTGCTGCGCGCCCTGCCGCGGCTGGATCTGCGCCGGCTGTGGGCTGCGACGCGGGTCTGGCTGCGCGACCTGCGCCGCGACCCGACGGCCAACCGCGGACGGCGGTTCGGGCAGGCGATCGTGCTGGCGGCGGAACTGCCTGCGGACGTCACCTTCCTCTACGCCCATTTCCTGCACACCCCCGCCTCGGTCGCCCGCTATGCCGCCCTGCTGCGCGGACTGGAGTGGGGAGTCTCCGCCCATGCCAAGGATATCTGGACCACCGAGGCGTGGGACAAGCGCGAGAAGCTGGCCGAGGCCCGCTTCGGCGTGACCTGCACCGCCTCCGGCGCCGACCATCTGCGGTCGCTGGCCGCCGACCCGGGACGGATCGACCTCGTCTACCACGGGCTGGACCTCGGGCGGTTTCCGCCGCCGCCCGACCGCTCCGGCGCGCTGGTGCGCGACGGCTCCTCCGCCGGGCGGGCGGTGGAGATCCTGTCGGTCGGCCGCCTGGTCGAGAAGAAGGGCTATGACCGGCTGCTCGACGCGCTGGCGCGCCTGCCGGCCGGGCTGCACTGGCGCCTCGTCCATATCGGGTCGGGGCCGCAGCGCGACGATCTGCGGGCGCAGGCGGCGCGGCTGGGACTGACGGAGCGCATCGAGTGGCGCGGCGCGCAGGACCAGGCGGCGGTGATCGAGGCGCTGCGCCATGCCGACCTGTTCGTGCTGACCAGCATCATCGCCGGCGACGGCGACCGCGACGGGCTGCCCAACGTGCTGATGGAGGCGGCAAGCCAGCGGCTGGCCATCCTGTCCACCGCCGTCTCGGCGATCCCCGAATTCATCACGGACGGCGCGCAGGGCCTGCTGACCGAGCCGGAGCCGGACGCCATCGCCGCGGGGCTGTCGCGCCTGCTGGGGGATCCGGGCCTGCGGCTGCGGCTGGGCGAGGCGGCACAGGCCCGGCTGACCGCCGAGTTCGGCATGACCGCGGGCATCGACCGGCTGGTCCGCCGGCTGGCCGGCGCCGGGAGCACGGCCACGGCATGA
- a CDS encoding glycosyltransferase family 4 protein yields the protein MTGALTTGRPVAFYAPLKAPDHPVPSGDRQMARLLLRALAQAGFRPEIASRLRSYDGRGDAAAQRAIAGDAAAERDRLLRLYREEPGRRPALWLSYHVYYKAPDLIGPAVAADLGIPYVAAEASRARKRLDGPWAGFAAAAEAAIDGAAMVLCVSERDRQAVEAYGPPGQRVGRLPPFLELPPPVERPCPGEPPRLLTVAMMRPGDKLASYRLLAGALERIAGRPWRLDVIGDGTAADEVAALLAPFGERVRRHGLLPPEALSPWYAAADLMPWPGLNEAFGMVYLEAQAHGTPVVAVDNAGTGTVIRHGLGGLLTAPDAEDFARAVAGLLDRPERLTAMRRDARRHVEAHHSLEAAAERLRHLLGSLLP from the coding sequence ATGACCGGAGCGCTGACGACGGGCCGGCCGGTCGCCTTCTATGCGCCGCTGAAGGCGCCCGACCATCCGGTGCCGTCGGGCGACCGGCAGATGGCCCGGCTGCTGCTGCGGGCGCTGGCCCAGGCGGGGTTCCGGCCGGAGATCGCCAGCCGGCTGCGCAGCTATGACGGGCGCGGCGACGCGGCGGCGCAGCGGGCCATCGCCGGCGATGCGGCGGCGGAGCGCGACCGGCTGCTGCGGCTCTACCGCGAGGAGCCCGGGCGGCGGCCGGCGCTGTGGCTGAGCTATCACGTCTATTACAAGGCGCCCGACCTGATCGGGCCGGCGGTAGCCGCGGACCTGGGCATCCCCTATGTCGCCGCCGAGGCGTCGCGGGCGCGCAAGCGGCTGGACGGCCCGTGGGCGGGGTTCGCCGCGGCGGCGGAGGCCGCCATCGACGGCGCGGCGATGGTGCTGTGCGTCAGCGAGCGCGACCGGCAGGCGGTGGAGGCCTATGGACCGCCCGGCCAGCGGGTCGGGCGACTTCCCCCCTTCCTGGAGCTGCCGCCGCCGGTGGAGCGGCCCTGTCCCGGCGAGCCGCCCCGCCTGCTGACCGTCGCGATGATGCGGCCGGGGGACAAGCTGGCCTCCTACCGGCTGCTGGCCGGGGCGCTGGAGCGGATCGCCGGGCGGCCCTGGCGGCTGGACGTGATCGGCGACGGCACCGCGGCGGACGAGGTGGCGGCCCTGCTGGCGCCGTTCGGCGAGCGGGTCCGCCGTCACGGGCTGCTGCCGCCGGAAGCGCTGTCGCCCTGGTACGCCGCTGCCGACCTGATGCCGTGGCCGGGACTGAACGAGGCCTTCGGCATGGTCTATCTGGAGGCCCAGGCGCACGGCACGCCGGTGGTGGCGGTGGACAATGCCGGCACCGGAACGGTGATCCGCCATGGGCTGGGCGGGCTGCTGACGGCGCCCGACGCGGAGGATTTCGCCAGGGCGGTGGCGGGGCTGCTCGACCGGCCCGAGCGGCTGACCGCCATGCGGCGGGACGCCCGCCGCCATGTCGAGGCCCATCACAGCCTGGAGGCCGCGGCGGAGCGGCTGCGCCACCTGCTGGGGAGCCTGCTGCCATGA
- a CDS encoding histidine phosphatase family protein, protein MSGAKRLALLRHGVTEWNRQGRIQGRTDIPLDEEGRRRLDGLSLPEEWRAAALHASPLSRAVETAERLGGGRTVRRDPRLAEMGWGDWEGRRGVDLRADPQSGYRDLEEWGWNFRPPGGESPAEVRERLSGWLADLARMAEPAHLAVTHVGVIRVLLAMAWGWPFRGAPPFRVKRDRLYALALDPDGTLRPVSPPEGDRLPCA, encoded by the coding sequence ATGAGCGGCGCGAAGCGGCTGGCGCTGCTGCGCCATGGCGTCACCGAATGGAACCGCCAGGGGCGGATCCAGGGGCGGACCGACATTCCGCTGGACGAGGAGGGGCGGCGGCGGCTCGACGGCCTGTCCCTGCCGGAGGAGTGGCGGGCGGCGGCGCTGCACGCCAGCCCCCTGTCCCGCGCGGTGGAGACGGCGGAGCGGCTGGGCGGCGGCCGGACCGTGCGCCGTGACCCCCGCCTTGCCGAGATGGGCTGGGGCGACTGGGAGGGGCGGCGCGGCGTCGACCTGCGGGCGGACCCGCAGTCCGGTTACCGCGACCTGGAGGAGTGGGGCTGGAACTTCCGCCCGCCCGGCGGCGAGAGCCCGGCGGAGGTGCGGGAGCGGCTGTCCGGCTGGCTGGCCGACCTTGCCCGGATGGCGGAGCCCGCCCATCTGGCGGTGACCCATGTCGGGGTGATCCGCGTCCTGCTGGCGATGGCCTGGGGCTGGCCGTTCCGGGGGGCGCCCCCCTTCCGGGTGAAGCGCGACCGGCTCTATGCCCTTGCCCTCGACCCGGATGGCACGCTGCGGCCGGTGTCGCCGCCGGAGGGAGACAGACTGCCATGCGCCTGA
- a CDS encoding glycosyltransferase family protein, with protein MRLMIAVTHLLGSGHLARALALAEAFADAGWTVEVASGGRPAPHLRAAGVTLHQLPPLASDGADFSTLLTADGRAADAAALEERRHALTALADRLQPDLLVTELFPFGRRALAGEFEALLEWVASRPRRPLVLASVRDILAPPSKPARVAQTEARLLRFYDGVLVHSDPAVIPLEASWPLTPVMRGMLHYTGFVTPPPPPAEDGEEGRGEVLVTAGGGPVGRAVFEVAARCAAAGPPGRRWRLLHAPGDAAFADGLRGLAPEDRLVVEPVRPDFRSLLSRAAAAVGRCGYNTALDCLALGVPSVFIPFEDGRETEQATRAAILARRPGIAVLREAALTPAALAAALEGVLGMAPEPLAPASLAGAANSVGIVERLMRERER; from the coding sequence ATGCGCCTGATGATCGCCGTCACCCACCTGCTGGGCAGCGGGCACCTCGCCCGCGCCCTGGCGCTGGCCGAAGCCTTCGCCGACGCCGGCTGGACCGTCGAGGTCGCCAGCGGCGGCCGGCCGGCGCCCCACCTGCGGGCGGCCGGGGTGACGCTCCACCAGCTTCCGCCGCTGGCGAGCGACGGCGCCGACTTCTCCACCCTGCTGACCGCCGATGGCCGAGCCGCCGACGCCGCGGCGCTGGAGGAGCGGCGGCACGCCCTGACCGCGCTGGCCGACCGGCTGCAGCCGGATCTGCTGGTGACCGAGCTGTTCCCCTTCGGCCGGCGGGCGCTGGCCGGCGAGTTCGAGGCCCTGCTGGAGTGGGTGGCCTCCCGGCCGCGCCGGCCGCTGGTGCTCGCCTCCGTCCGCGACATCCTGGCGCCGCCCTCCAAGCCGGCCCGGGTGGCGCAGACGGAGGCACGGCTGCTGCGCTTCTATGACGGGGTGCTGGTCCATTCCGACCCGGCGGTGATCCCGCTGGAGGCGAGCTGGCCGCTGACCCCGGTCATGCGCGGGATGCTGCACTATACCGGCTTCGTGACCCCCCCTCCCCCGCCGGCGGAGGATGGGGAGGAGGGCCGCGGCGAGGTCCTGGTGACGGCCGGCGGCGGTCCGGTCGGCCGGGCCGTGTTCGAGGTGGCGGCGCGCTGCGCCGCCGCCGGGCCGCCGGGACGGCGCTGGCGGCTGCTCCATGCGCCGGGCGACGCCGCCTTCGCCGACGGGCTGCGCGGGCTGGCGCCGGAGGACCGGCTGGTGGTGGAGCCGGTGCGGCCGGACTTCCGCAGCCTGTTGAGCCGGGCCGCCGCTGCGGTCGGGCGCTGCGGCTACAACACGGCGCTGGACTGCCTGGCGCTGGGCGTGCCGAGCGTCTTCATCCCCTTCGAGGACGGGCGGGAGACCGAGCAGGCGACCCGCGCCGCCATCCTCGCCCGCCGCCCCGGCATCGCGGTGCTGCGCGAGGCGGCGCTGACCCCGGCGGCGCTGGCGGCGGCGCTGGAGGGCGTGCTGGGCATGGCGCCGGAGCCGCTCGCCCCCGCATCGCTGGCCGGGGCCGCCAACAGCGTCGGGATCGTGGAGCGGCTGATGCGGGAGCGGGAGCGATGA
- a CDS encoding polysaccharide deacetylase family protein encodes MIDGHSGGWQALDEELARWADLGRRCPVWLRDDDAVADTPALRRLLRLCGDAGIPLGLAVIAAAAEPSLIDPLAEPAGGRPEVALLVHGWAHANHAAAGEKKCEFGPGRPAGARRADAVAALDRLRGLYGERLLPLFVPPWNRMAPDMPDLLAGAGFRAVSAFGDRIAAERPAGLRWLNTHLDLIDWHGGRSAVAPEPLLDALRRHLADRREGRRDPEEPIGLLTHHLVHDAAIWGLLEALLDRLAGHPALRWPTVPEMMGPEMMGA; translated from the coding sequence ATGATCGACGGTCACTCGGGCGGCTGGCAGGCGTTGGACGAGGAGCTGGCGCGCTGGGCGGATCTCGGCCGGCGCTGCCCGGTCTGGCTGCGCGACGACGACGCGGTCGCCGACACGCCAGCGCTGCGCCGGCTGCTGCGGCTGTGCGGCGACGCCGGCATCCCGCTCGGCCTCGCCGTGATCGCCGCGGCGGCCGAGCCGTCGCTGATCGACCCGCTGGCCGAGCCGGCCGGTGGCCGGCCGGAGGTGGCGCTGCTGGTCCATGGCTGGGCGCACGCCAACCACGCGGCGGCCGGCGAGAAGAAGTGCGAGTTCGGGCCCGGCCGGCCGGCCGGGGCGCGCCGGGCGGACGCCGTCGCGGCGCTCGACCGGCTGCGCGGCCTCTACGGCGAGCGGCTGCTGCCGCTGTTCGTGCCGCCGTGGAACCGCATGGCGCCGGACATGCCCGACCTGCTGGCCGGCGCCGGCTTCCGCGCCGTCTCCGCCTTCGGCGACCGGATCGCGGCGGAGCGGCCTGCGGGGCTGCGCTGGCTGAACACCCATCTCGACCTGATCGACTGGCACGGCGGCCGCTCGGCCGTCGCGCCGGAGCCGCTGCTGGACGCGCTCCGCCGGCATCTGGCCGACCGGCGCGAGGGGCGGCGCGACCCGGAGGAGCCGATCGGCCTGCTGACCCACCATCTGGTGCATGACGCGGCGATCTGGGGCCTGCTGGAGGCCCTGCTGGACCGGCTGGCCGGACATCCGGCGCTGCGCTGGCCGACCGTGCCCGAGATGATGGGGCCGGAGATGATGGGGGCCTGA